The Candidatus Neomarinimicrobiota bacterium genome includes a window with the following:
- a CDS encoding C25 family cysteine peptidase: MLKSFLKIGSIILFTAMMLSAAGPLAFKDLLQNYPTVADRYAWDSYQRGHFLVIGADAALTNPFLDSFRIFKERQGFRVNMVPLSETGSNSSDIRSYIADYYATHDLEYVLLIGDVNGAYALPTFSYGPENDVTDLPYVLIEGGGDDFFPEAFIGRWPVDTAQDLVKVITRTITYAQTPDVESGYLERALVTAGNYADTGTILTPVWTSYWLRDELDEFGYSQVDTVFFPPVTGPEQIMAAWNAGVGVVNYRGWGDAHGWHFPHFHVSDFDDGDLTNGNKLPIVFSFVCGTGKFDSSIDPAFCEALLTQGSIAIPTGAVAVVAPSDLHTRTKFNNALNSKLWDALMEGRAHELAPALLASKFGFLDEFVNELDPGEMAEFYYHTYNIMGDPSLPVWLLTPESIDVVPADLGSVSWDDGLITLHRPDLPQGVFALRQNDAIIGSGCWTDGQIRIYRYDGAAFYDENNPEVPLEITLNSPGHLPVTMEITPAAGNGVVFNGMEEGLHVGMSTWTPQLHNYGNSTQTVTLNLSTPDGSYTASAGSITLPAGATLSMNSLSAPVIQLIDREILIDLEIDGNGSSVAIPIQTVAPAVGVNFINTPRPLPDADFSLELNGSFLGMGATGTTIHIDLSSPADFVTLEDVSGTAVLTAEGNLMFSDDSFSGSLAQVAHGSRLPLYFSFTLGDQVEPFYEKRITVIVGAISSTDPTPPTLNEGYWAYDNTDTEYPELPTYAWQDLSVEAGAQHYSLSDDDHEVIALPFNFTYYDIDYDLMTINSNGWAAFGSDYINYFRNWSIPMPLGPDAMLAPFWDDLDNDTLVNGQEVGRPIDMYTFHDQVNQQFIIEWHEVWNGFGDRSFLETFQIILHDPAAFVAADGNGVIEFQYFEVNDVDQINNYSTVGIESPDQNDGVMYVYARNYAPGAADLVAGRIIRFTTNPPEFYVQPIAVDAERPLSFTVGAAYPNPFNGVTTIPYTLLEQGQVTLEVYDLRGRKLLSRNIAQLNSGTYHFTLNTEGLSSAVYLVRIAVGGEYHIQKITLLK; encoded by the coding sequence ATGCTGAAAAGTTTTCTTAAGATTGGTTCGATCATCCTGTTCACTGCGATGATGCTTTCTGCAGCCGGACCTCTGGCTTTCAAAGATCTGTTGCAAAACTATCCAACTGTTGCAGATCGTTATGCCTGGGATTCATATCAACGTGGTCATTTCCTGGTCATTGGAGCCGATGCAGCCCTTACCAATCCATTCCTTGATTCCTTTCGCATTTTTAAAGAGCGACAAGGGTTTCGAGTAAATATGGTGCCGCTGTCAGAGACCGGTAGTAACAGTTCTGACATCCGCAGTTACATCGCTGATTATTATGCCACGCATGACCTGGAATACGTCTTGCTCATTGGCGATGTGAATGGTGCCTATGCTTTACCAACCTTCAGCTATGGCCCTGAAAATGATGTGACTGATCTACCCTATGTATTGATCGAGGGAGGTGGAGATGATTTCTTCCCGGAAGCATTTATCGGTCGCTGGCCCGTGGATACAGCCCAGGATCTGGTCAAAGTGATCACTCGCACCATCACTTATGCCCAAACTCCGGATGTGGAATCAGGTTATCTGGAAAGAGCCTTGGTCACTGCTGGAAACTATGCGGACACCGGCACTATTCTGACTCCAGTCTGGACTTCCTATTGGCTGAGAGATGAATTGGATGAATTTGGATATTCTCAGGTTGATACCGTGTTTTTTCCACCAGTAACCGGACCGGAACAGATCATGGCAGCCTGGAACGCTGGAGTGGGAGTTGTGAACTATCGCGGTTGGGGTGACGCCCATGGTTGGCATTTTCCTCATTTCCATGTCAGTGATTTTGATGATGGTGATCTGACCAACGGCAACAAACTTCCCATTGTATTCAGTTTTGTCTGCGGGACTGGTAAATTTGACAGCTCAATTGACCCGGCCTTTTGTGAGGCTTTGCTGACCCAGGGCAGTATTGCTATTCCAACCGGTGCTGTGGCAGTTGTGGCACCTTCAGATCTTCACACTCGCACCAAATTCAACAATGCCCTTAACAGCAAATTATGGGATGCCCTCATGGAAGGTCGTGCCCATGAGCTGGCACCGGCTTTATTAGCTTCAAAATTCGGTTTTCTGGATGAATTTGTCAACGAACTGGATCCGGGCGAAATGGCTGAATTCTATTATCACACCTATAATATCATGGGTGACCCCAGCCTGCCGGTGTGGCTGCTTACACCAGAAAGTATCGATGTAGTGCCCGCCGATCTTGGCTCAGTCAGTTGGGATGATGGCCTGATCACGTTGCATCGGCCGGATTTACCTCAGGGTGTTTTCGCTTTACGCCAAAATGATGCTATCATTGGATCCGGTTGCTGGACAGATGGACAGATCAGGATCTATCGCTATGATGGTGCGGCTTTTTATGATGAGAACAATCCAGAGGTACCGCTTGAGATAACCTTGAACAGTCCAGGTCATTTACCAGTGACCATGGAGATCACTCCTGCTGCTGGCAATGGAGTGGTCTTTAACGGTATGGAGGAAGGGCTACACGTCGGTATGAGTACCTGGACCCCTCAACTACACAATTATGGCAACTCGACCCAGACGGTAACGCTGAATCTGAGTACACCGGATGGGTCCTATACAGCTTCTGCCGGGAGTATTACCCTACCTGCCGGAGCCACCCTGAGTATGAATAGTCTGTCAGCACCAGTGATTCAATTGATAGATCGTGAGATCCTCATTGATCTGGAAATTGATGGCAATGGTTCATCAGTGGCTATCCCGATCCAGACAGTTGCTCCTGCTGTGGGAGTCAATTTTATCAACACACCCAGACCTCTGCCTGATGCGGATTTCAGTCTTGAGCTGAATGGCAGTTTTCTGGGGATGGGCGCTACTGGAACAACGATCCATATCGATCTTAGCAGTCCTGCTGATTTTGTAACTCTGGAGGATGTGTCAGGGACTGCCGTGTTAACCGCTGAAGGCAATCTGATGTTTTCAGATGACAGCTTCAGTGGATCGCTTGCTCAAGTAGCCCATGGAAGTCGCCTGCCCCTGTATTTTAGTTTTACCCTGGGCGATCAGGTCGAACCCTTTTATGAGAAACGGATTACGGTTATTGTGGGTGCTATCAGCAGCACAGATCCCACGCCACCCACCTTAAATGAGGGATACTGGGCTTATGATAATACTGATACAGAATATCCTGAACTGCCCACCTATGCCTGGCAGGATCTCTCTGTTGAAGCTGGCGCCCAACACTACAGTTTGAGCGATGATGATCATGAGGTCATAGCGTTACCCTTCAACTTCACTTATTATGATATCGATTATGATCTAATGACCATTAACTCTAATGGCTGGGCTGCTTTTGGATCAGATTATATCAATTATTTCCGAAATTGGTCCATCCCCATGCCCCTGGGACCGGATGCCATGCTGGCTCCTTTCTGGGATGATCTTGACAATGATACGCTGGTCAATGGCCAGGAAGTCGGTCGTCCAATTGACATGTACACCTTTCATGATCAGGTTAATCAGCAATTTATAATAGAGTGGCATGAGGTTTGGAATGGCTTTGGAGATCGTAGTTTTCTGGAAACATTTCAGATCATTCTCCATGATCCAGCCGCTTTTGTTGCTGCTGATGGTAATGGTGTTATTGAATTTCAGTATTTTGAAGTGAACGATGTAGATCAGATCAACAACTATAGTACGGTGGGTATCGAATCACCTGATCAGAACGACGGAGTCATGTACGTTTATGCCAGAAACTACGCCCCTGGCGCTGCCGATCTGGTGGCGGGTCGGATCATTCGGTTTACAACCAATCCGCCTGAATTCTATGTTCAGCCCATA